In Salmo trutta chromosome 28, fSalTru1.1, whole genome shotgun sequence, one DNA window encodes the following:
- the LOC115166359 gene encoding 5-hydroxytryptamine receptor 6-like, which yields MIQSFHFPSVSFTSLLQNIANRGFSVSAVLPPPFTLHVAVCECVPPALFDAITWLGYCNSTMNPIIYPLFMRDFKRALGRLLPCCSTHSPRRPSPELSLCNSGEPNLPTAEPPSLASDPRQPPATDTVNLYDAEHAGIELPLMLPNQVDTLD from the exons ATGATCCAGTCATTTCATTTCCCATCTGTGTCCTTCACTTCACTCCTCCAGAATATAGCCAACAGAGGTTTCAGTGTGTCTGCcgtcctcccccctcccttcacACTCCATGTG GCGGTATGCGAGTGTGTTCCCCCGGCCCTCTTCGATGCCATCACTTGGCTGGGCTACTGTAACAGCACCATGAACCCCATTATCTACCCGCTGTTCATGCGTGACTTCAAACGGGCCCTGGGGCGACTGCTGCCCTGCTGCTCTACCCACTCGCCCCGCAGACCCTCGCCGGAGCTCTCCCTCTGCAACTCTGGTGAGCCCAACCTGCCCACAGCAGAGCCCCCCTCCCTGGCTTCCGATCCCCGACAGCCCCCTGCCACAGACACCGTCAACTTGTATGACGCAGAGCATGCTGGGATTGAGCTGCCCTTGATGCTGCCCAATCAGGTGGACACGCTGGACTGA